The following is a genomic window from Sporocytophaga myxococcoides DSM 11118.
AGAAAGTCTGTGTGCTATTATTATTGATGTCCTTCCCAGCATAAGCTTCTCTATTGCTTTCTGAATCAACTCTTCCGTTTCCGAATCGATAGAAGATGTTGCTTCATCGAGTACTATAATTTTAGGATCGTAAACCATTGCGCGGATAAAGGAAATCAATTGTCTCTGACCAACAGACAGCGTAGCTCCTCTTTCCTGAACATTATAATCCAGGCCTCCAGGAAGCCTTTCAATGAAACCTCTTGCTCCTACCAATTCAGCAGCTTCCCATATTTTTGCATCACTTATCGATTCATTTCTCAAAGTAATATTATTTCTGATGCTGTCGCTGAAAAGAAATACATCCTGCAACACCATTGAAATCTGAGATCTCAGATAATTCAAATCATAAGTCTTTAAATCAACTCCATCGACCAGGATTGTCCCCTTATTGATGTCATAAAATCTATTTAAAATATTTATGATTGATGATTTCCCCGCACCAGTAGCGCCAACAAAGGCAACTTTTTCCCCTGCTTTTACATTAAAAGAAATATCTTTTAAAACATAGTCCTCTTCAGAATAGGCAAACCAGACTTTCTCAAAATTTACTTCTCCCTTAAACTCCTGAGCTTTATATGTACCATTGGGAATAATATCTTCATCGTTGTCCAGTAATTTGAATATCCTGTCTGAACTTACAATACCCATTTGCAGGGTATTAAAGCGATCTGCAATCATTCTGATAGGACGAAAAAACATTGAGATATACAAAATAAATGCAACGAGATCTCCAAGACTTACCGTTTCCTTCATCACTGCATTGGCTCCATACCATATCAAAAGCCCTGTTCCTATTGCTGCCATGATTTCAGCCACTGGCATATAAATCGAATAATAGAGAACAGACTTCAAATTGGAAACCTTATGGTCTTCATTGATCTTTTTAAACTTCTCAAATTCCCTTTCCTCACTGTTAAAGATCTGCACAATGCTCATACCAGTGATATGCTCCTGTACAAAAGCATTGAGACGGGCTACAGCAGTACGTACTTCGTTGAATGAGCTTTTTATCTTCTCTTTAAAAATATAGGTAGAGAGCAACAACAAGGGCAACATTGAAAGGCTGTATAAGGTAAGCTTCCAGTTGATATAAAACATTACACCAAGAATCGTTGCAAGCTGCAGTAAATCTGCCACGATGGATGCCAATCCTTCGCTGAAGACATTAGATAAGGTTTCCACATCTGAGACGTTCCTGGTAACCAACGTACCAATAGGTGTACGATCAAAAAACTTCAGACGGAATCTCACAAGGTGAGAAAATAATTTTATTCTGATGTCCTTGATTACACTTTGTCCAAGCCAGCCGGCAATATACGTGTGGGAATATTCGACAACAGAATGCAAGGCAAGAAGCCCCAAAAGCAACAGGACCATATTTCTCAGGCCTATTGCATCGCTTTTCTGCACATATGTATCGAGTGTGTACTTGATGATCAAAGGTTTAGCCGGTCCCAGTATGGCTGAGAGAACGGTAAGTAAAATCAGGAACAGAAAGGATCCTTTGTAAGGCTTCAGGTATTGAAAAAGTCTGTTCAGGATCTTCAGATCAAATAAATTCCCGCTGATCGTTTTCTTATCTTTCACAATGCTTCAATTATTTTGAGCAAAAGTAATCTAAAAACCATGAGGAGCGAAGGAAAGTTAAATTCCATTTTTCCTTTTTTACTTAAAGAACTTAATTACTAATGCTTTGATTAAAACTTTATTCTATAAAATTATTCTTTCGAAAAGATTTCTCTGGGATACTTTACTTCACAAAGAAATAGCCCTTCCGGGGGCGCTGCTCGTCCTGCAGCCTTCCGATCCTTTTTATCCAGAATTTCCTTAAATTCCTCTATAGACATTTTACCTAACCCTACTTCAATCAGAGTACCGACCAGCGCTCTGACCATTCCCCTTAAAAACCTGTTAGCTTCTACATGAAAAATCAGTAGGTCTCCCCTTTCTTCCCATTCAGCTCTGTAAATGGTACAAAGGAAATTCTCCACGGAGGTCTTTACCTTACTAAAACTTTGAAAGTCAGAATAATTATACAACAAAGCGGATGCATTGTTTAAGAGAGCCACATCCATAGGACGAGGGTAAAAGTAGGTCAATCCAAACAAAAAAGGATTTTTTACACGAGTAATTCTATATTCGTATCTTCTTGAAATAGCATCGAATCGCGCATTCGATTCAGGATTCACTACAAAATATTCCCTTACTGAAATATCTTCCGGAAGCATTCTGTTGATTTTGTACAGATAATCAGCTGTAAGGTCTTTCTCCAGATCTATTTGCACGAATTGTTGTTCTGCATGCACTCCCGTATCTGTACGACCGCTTCCAAGGGTATTTATTTTATCTCCGAATAGTACCTTTAGTACCTTGTTTAACTCTTCCTGCACTGAAACAGCGTTTTTCTGTATCTGCCAGCCACTGTAATTTGTCCCTTTATAGGCAACTTCTAGAAAATAACGTTTCACTTTACCTCCACTCAAAGAAAGTTGTAATTTAAAACAAAATGATATTATTTTTGCTTTTCGCAATTTAAAAACGATCCTAAGATGATTCAAAGAATCCAATCAGTCCTTCTCTTTTTTGTGGCAGTAGTGATGGTACTTACCTTGTTTTTTCCTATTTGGGAGAAAACAGAGCCACAAACTGGCCTAAAAATCATTGTTAATTCCTTTAAGGCATATGAGACGACCAATCCTGGCGACGCAGTGTACGCATCTTCTTATATAGCAGCTATTGCAATAGTGGCCGCAGTTACCGCTTTGATTTCCATTTTCAAATACAAAAACAGACTATTCCAGATGAAGCTTGGTCTGGTTAACTCGTTGCTGATGTCTGCACTTATAGGCGCAAATGTTTACGCTATTCATGAAGTTAAAAAAATAGGGTTTACCCTTTATGAGGAAAGCTTCGACATTGCTTTCTTTTTACCGATAGCTGGTATTATCCTGAATATGCTTGCAAACAGATTTATCAGAAAAGACGAAGAACTTGTAAGATCTGTGGACAGACTGCGATAATTCAATATTTTAAAACCATTTTCGTTTCTTTATCAGCAGAGTGTCAGAGAGCATTTAAAGTTTTCTGACATTCTTTGTTTTTTAAGCCGCAGTCATCCAGGCATATTTCAATATTGTCGTTAAAACTTTTACTGCGACTAAAACCCACTAAATCTGCAAGCCCTATGCAATGCATAAGAATTATATTTATCCTTTCCGCCCTTCTTTTTTCGTTTAAAAGTTTTAGTCAGGACGAAAAACTTATCAAAAAAGCAGATAAGTTATTTGAGGAAAAAAATTTCTTTCAGGCACTTGGAATGTATGAGCAGGCCCTGGAACAGAAGAAAACGGATCCTTACGTTAATTTCAGGATAGCACAATGTTATTACCTGACGTCTCCCAAAACCAAGGCTTTGAAATTTGCAGCAGATGCAGTGGCAAACTCAGTAGCTCCAACCGGTGAAATGTATTTTCTTCTTGCTCAATCTTATCAGCTTAATCATAATTTTGACAAGGCTATTGAATTCTACAAAAAATCAGACCCAGGTAACAAAAATAAGAGAGCAATTTCCAAACTAATTACAGAGTGCGAAAACGGAAAGGGTTATATCAAGAATCCGGTCGATTTTAAAATTTCAAATGCAGGCCCCATTGTAAATACTCAGTTTCAGGAATATTTACCCTACATCACTCCTGACCTGTCAGAACTTTATTTTACTTCCCGCAGAACAGGCTCCACAGGTGGGAAAAAAGAATATGACGGCCTATATTTCGAGGATATTTATGTAAGTCAGAACAAAGGTGGGGCCTGGGATACTCCTCAAAATATGGGCACACCCATAAACTCCGATTTACATGATGCGTGCATAGGCATAGCGCCTTCCGGGGAAACAATGTTCATTTACAAAAGCAGCAACGGAGGAGACATCTACATGTCTGAGAAGAAAGGTAATCAATGGACGAAACCCGAACCTCTTTCAATTAACACTCCTTTTTTCGAAACATCCGCATGTCTTTCGCCGGATGAGCGGACATTGTATTTTGTAAGAGCTGAAAACTTTCAAGCTAACAGAGACATCTACTATTGTTCAAGAACTTTAGGTGGTAAATGGTCAGTACCTAAAAAGCTTGAAGGCATTAATACACCATATGATGAAGATGCACCATTTATTCACCCGGATGGGAAGACCCTTTATTTCAGTTCCAAAGGCCACTCAACCATGGGAGGCTATGACATATTCAAGTCTGAGAAAACAGCTACAGGTGGATGGTCAACACCTGTAAACCTTGGTTATCCGCTCAACACAGCAGGAGAAGATGTTTATTTTGTGCTTTCTGCTAATGGCAAAATCGGCTATTATTCTTCTGATAAAGAAGGCGGGCAAGGAAGACAGGATCTATATTCTGTAAGAATGCCAGTAAGCGAAGAGCCGGAGCTTGCATTACTTAAAGGAACTGTAAAAGACGAGACGGGCAAGCCTCTAGATGCTGATATTACCATTACTGATAACTCAAGCAGAGAGGTAGTTGCTAAATTTTCCTCTAACAGTGCAAACGGAAAATATATGGTTGCCCTGCCATCCGGAAAAAATTACGGAATCACCATTGAGAAAAAAGGGAAGTTATTTTATTCTGAAAATGTCTTTCTTTCGGAAAAAGACGGATACAAAGAGTTAAAGAATGATGTTCAGCTTCAAAGTGCAAAGTCGGGTGCTACAGTGGTTCTGAAAAACATCTTTTTTGATTCGGGCAAATCTGACCTGAGACCAGAGTCAACTATTGAATTACAGAAGCTTGTTAAACTTTTACAGGAAAACCCTGCTATTAAAATTGAAATTTCCGGTCATACAGACAATACCGGAAATGCTGATGCAAATCTTGCCCTATCAAAGACCAGAGCCCAAAAAGTCTCCGAATACCTTTTCTCCTCAGGTGTGTCAAATAACAGACTGATATACAAAGGATATGGCAGCACAAAACCAATTGCCGATAATTCCACTGAGGAAGGCCGACAAAAGAACAGACGTACAGAGTTTAAGATTTTGTAGTTTTTAGTCATAATGCATCTGGGAAAATCCCGATATTTTTATATCATTTTCTTATATTTGGCGGATTTTTCGAATAAAAATCGAAATAGTGAAAATCTAATTACCGCCATTTGTTATGGAGGAAATTGATTCTCACCGGGAAAAACAGAATTAAACACACTTATGAAAAAATTAACAGAGCTTGCTTCCTGGCAGAAACTAAAAACGCATTTTGACCAAACCAGTTCTCTGCAGATGCGCGACTTGTTTGAGAAAGATCCATCTCGTTTTGACAAGTTTTCATTAAAGTTTAATGACATACTTGTTGACTATTCAAAAAACAGAATCACGGAAGAAACTCTGAAACTCCTTTTTGATCTAGCAAAAGAAAGAGATGTAAAAGGATGGACTGAAGCGATGTTCAAAGGTGAAAAGATCAACAACACCGAAGGCAGAGCTGTATTGCACGTAGCATTGAGAAACAGGTCAAACACACCTGTAATCGTTGATGGCAAAGATGTAATGCCTGAAGTGAACAAAGTCCTTGACAAAATGAAAAAATTCTGTGAGCAGGTTAGAAGTGGCGCATGGAAAGGATATACAGGCAAATCTATTACAGATGTAGTAAACATTGGTATCGGAGGTTCTGATCTTGGTCCTTACATGGTTACAGAAGCTTTAAAACCATATGCAAAAGCAGGCCTTAATGTTCATTTTGTTTCCAACGTAGACGGAACGCATATAGCAGAAACACTTAAAGCGGTAAATCCGGAGACCACACTTTTCATCATAGCATCAAAAACCTTCACTACTCAGGAAACAATTACCAATGCTGAGTCTGCAAAAAGCTGGTTCCTTGCAACGGCAAAGGATCAGAAAGCTGTAGCAAAGCATTTTGCTGCTCTTTCTACAAACGCAAAAGAAGTATCTGCATTTGGTATAGATACTGAAAACATGTTCGAGTTCTGGGACTGGGTTGGAGGAAGATATTCTCTATGGTCTGCAATAGGCTTGTCTATTGCTGTGTACATAGGATTTGAGAATTTCGAAAAACTTCTTGCAGGTGCTCATGATATGGATAACCATTTCAGAAATGAGCCTCTTGAGAAAAACGTACCTGCTATATTGGCATTGCTAGGTGTATGGTACAATAAC
Proteins encoded in this region:
- a CDS encoding OmpA family protein, producing the protein MQCIRIIFILSALLFSFKSFSQDEKLIKKADKLFEEKNFFQALGMYEQALEQKKTDPYVNFRIAQCYYLTSPKTKALKFAADAVANSVAPTGEMYFLLAQSYQLNHNFDKAIEFYKKSDPGNKNKRAISKLITECENGKGYIKNPVDFKISNAGPIVNTQFQEYLPYITPDLSELYFTSRRTGSTGGKKEYDGLYFEDIYVSQNKGGAWDTPQNMGTPINSDLHDACIGIAPSGETMFIYKSSNGGDIYMSEKKGNQWTKPEPLSINTPFFETSACLSPDERTLYFVRAENFQANRDIYYCSRTLGGKWSVPKKLEGINTPYDEDAPFIHPDGKTLYFSSKGHSTMGGYDIFKSEKTATGGWSTPVNLGYPLNTAGEDVYFVLSANGKIGYYSSDKEGGQGRQDLYSVRMPVSEEPELALLKGTVKDETGKPLDADITITDNSSREVVAKFSSNSANGKYMVALPSGKNYGITIEKKGKLFYSENVFLSEKDGYKELKNDVQLQSAKSGATVVLKNIFFDSGKSDLRPESTIELQKLVKLLQENPAIKIEISGHTDNTGNADANLALSKTRAQKVSEYLFSSGVSNNRLIYKGYGSTKPIADNSTEEGRQKNRRTEFKIL
- the pgi gene encoding glucose-6-phosphate isomerase; amino-acid sequence: MKKLTELASWQKLKTHFDQTSSLQMRDLFEKDPSRFDKFSLKFNDILVDYSKNRITEETLKLLFDLAKERDVKGWTEAMFKGEKINNTEGRAVLHVALRNRSNTPVIVDGKDVMPEVNKVLDKMKKFCEQVRSGAWKGYTGKSITDVVNIGIGGSDLGPYMVTEALKPYAKAGLNVHFVSNVDGTHIAETLKAVNPETTLFIIASKTFTTQETITNAESAKSWFLATAKDQKAVAKHFAALSTNAKEVSAFGIDTENMFEFWDWVGGRYSLWSAIGLSIAVYIGFENFEKLLAGAHDMDNHFRNEPLEKNVPAILALLGVWYNNFYGAESHAILPYDQYMHRFAAYFQQGDMESNGKRVTRDGDVIEGAYQTGPIIWGEPGTNGQHAFYQLIHQGTKLIPSDFLAPVQTQNQVSDHHEKLLANFFAQTEALMKGKTEAEAKAELEKEGLKGEALEKLLPHKVFPGNRPTNSIFFKKLTPETLGALVAMYEHKIFVQGMIWGVNPYDQWGVELGKQLAKKILAELPGDAKVTSHDASTNGLINYYKSNKA
- a CDS encoding ABC transporter ATP-binding protein translates to MKDKKTISGNLFDLKILNRLFQYLKPYKGSFLFLILLTVLSAILGPAKPLIIKYTLDTYVQKSDAIGLRNMVLLLLGLLALHSVVEYSHTYIAGWLGQSVIKDIRIKLFSHLVRFRLKFFDRTPIGTLVTRNVSDVETLSNVFSEGLASIVADLLQLATILGVMFYINWKLTLYSLSMLPLLLLSTYIFKEKIKSSFNEVRTAVARLNAFVQEHITGMSIVQIFNSEEREFEKFKKINEDHKVSNLKSVLYYSIYMPVAEIMAAIGTGLLIWYGANAVMKETVSLGDLVAFILYISMFFRPIRMIADRFNTLQMGIVSSDRIFKLLDNDEDIIPNGTYKAQEFKGEVNFEKVWFAYSEEDYVLKDISFNVKAGEKVAFVGATGAGKSSIINILNRFYDINKGTILVDGVDLKTYDLNYLRSQISMVLQDVFLFSDSIRNNITLRNESISDAKIWEAAELVGARGFIERLPGGLDYNVQERGATLSVGQRQLISFIRAMVYDPKIIVLDEATSSIDSETEELIQKAIEKLMLGRTSIIIAHRLSTIRNSDKIIVMDKGEIKETGRHEELIAKGGLYAQLNKLQYKNLLEA
- a CDS encoding DUF4293 domain-containing protein — translated: MIQRIQSVLLFFVAVVMVLTLFFPIWEKTEPQTGLKIIVNSFKAYETTNPGDAVYASSYIAAIAIVAAVTALISIFKYKNRLFQMKLGLVNSLLMSALIGANVYAIHEVKKIGFTLYEESFDIAFFLPIAGIILNMLANRFIRKDEELVRSVDRLR
- the truA gene encoding tRNA pseudouridine(38-40) synthase TruA, with product MKRYFLEVAYKGTNYSGWQIQKNAVSVQEELNKVLKVLFGDKINTLGSGRTDTGVHAEQQFVQIDLEKDLTADYLYKINRMLPEDISVREYFVVNPESNARFDAISRRYEYRITRVKNPFLFGLTYFYPRPMDVALLNNASALLYNYSDFQSFSKVKTSVENFLCTIYRAEWEERGDLLIFHVEANRFLRGMVRALVGTLIEVGLGKMSIEEFKEILDKKDRKAAGRAAPPEGLFLCEVKYPREIFSKE